In Brachyhypopomus gauderio isolate BG-103 chromosome 11, BGAUD_0.2, whole genome shotgun sequence, a single genomic region encodes these proteins:
- the stard15 gene encoding START domain-containing protein 10, with the protein MPVHIPDDTDFASFKEQCESPDGWTARYNKGGVTVWCRDEETTTVQKLKMKIICKDVRADTLYDVLHDTSYRKKWDTNMIDTFDIGKLTVNTDVGYYSWKCPSPLKNRDFVTMRSWLPLGNDYLIINYSVKHPQYPPKKDYVRAVSLLTGYMIQSNGANACTLYYLTQVDPRGSLPKWVVNRVSQFVAPKAMRKIYKACLKYPEWKRKHNPNLKPWMFPEQNTLPCITVADLTLQRADSLENIDESALSEEKANHHSEDEET; encoded by the exons ATGCCAGTGCACATTCCGGACGACACAGATTTCGCATCTTTCAAGGAGCAATGCGAAAGTCCGGACGGCTGGACAGCGCGCTACAACAAAGGAGGAGTAACGGTGTGGTGTCGAGATGAAGAGACAACAACAGTGCAAAAACTTAAG ATGAAAATTATTTGCAAGGATGTCAGAGCAGACACACTATATGATGTCCTACATGACACAAGCTACCGGAAGAAATGGGACACCAACATGATTGACACATTTGATATTGGGAAACTGACAGTCAATACAGATGTAGGATACTACTCTT GGAAGTGCCCAAGTCCACTGAAGAACAGAGACTTTGTCACCATGCGTTCATGGCTTCCCCTCGGCAACGACTACTTGATAATCAACTACTCGGTCAAACACCCG CAATACCCACCAAAGAAAGACTACGTAAGAGCTGTGTCTTTACTCACGGGGTACATGATCCAGTCTAACGGAGCAAACGCCTGCACCCTGTACTACTTAACACAGGTAGATCCCAGAG GTTCTTTACCCAAGTGGGTAGTGAATAGAGTATCTCAAtttgtggcaccaaag GCCATGAGGAAGATCTACAAGGCTTGCCTGAAGTATCCTGAGTGGAAGAGGAAGCACAACCCTAACCTGAAGCCATGGATGTTCCCGGAGCAGAACACACTTCCGTGCATCACTGTGGCCGACCTCACGCTGCAGAGAGCCGATTCACTGGAGAACATAGACGAGAGTGCACTGAGCGAAGAAAAGGCCAATCACCACAGCGAAGACGAGGAGACCTAA